In Mustela lutreola isolate mMusLut2 chromosome 1, mMusLut2.pri, whole genome shotgun sequence, one genomic interval encodes:
- the MRPL16 gene encoding large ribosomal subunit protein uL16m, giving the protein MWRLLARAGAPLLRARVSDSWAVPPASAGLKTLLPVPTFEDVSIPEKPKLRFIERVPLVPKVRREPKNLRDIRGPSTEATEFTEGSFAILALGGGYLHWGHFEMMRLTINRSMDPKNMFALWRVPAPFKPITRKGMGQRMGGGKGAIDHYVTPVKAGRLIVEVGGRCEFKEVQGFLDQVAHKLPFPAKAVSRETLEKMRKDQEEREQNNQNPWTFERIATANMLGIRKVLSPYDLTQKGRYWGKFYMPERV; this is encoded by the exons ATGTGGCGGCTGCTGGCTCGTGCTGGGGCGCCGCTCCTGCGAGCGCGGGTGTCAG ATTCTTGGGCCGTCCCGCCCGCCAGCGCTGGCCTCAAGACGCTGCTCCCGGTGCCGACTTTTGAGG ATGTTTCCATTCCTGAAAAGCCCAAGCTTCGATTTATTGAAAGGGTACCACTTGTGCCAAAAGTGAGAAGAGAACCTAAGAATTTGAGGGACATCCGGGGACCTTCTACTGAAGCTACTGAGTTCACAGAAGGCAGTTTTGCAATCTTG GCACTGGGTGGTGGTTACCTCCACTGGGGCCATTTTGAAATGATGCGCCTGACGATCAACCGCTCTATGGACCCCAAGAACATGTTTGCTTTATGGAGAGTACCAGCCCCTTTCAAGCCCATTACCCGCAAGGGTATGGGACAGCGCATGGGGGGAGGCAAAGGTGCCATTGATCACTACGTGACTCCCGTGAAGGCTGGCCGTCTCATAGTAGAAGTGGGTGGGCGTTGTGAATTCAAAGAGGTACAAGGTTTCCTGGACCAGGTTGCCCACAAGTTGCCCTTCCCAGCAAAGGCCGTGAGCCGGGAGACTCTAGAGAAGATGCGGAAAGATCAAGAGGAACGGGAACAGAACAACCAAAACCCCTGGACCTTTGAGCGCATAGCCACTGCCAACATGCTTGGGATACGCAAAGTCCTGAGCCCGTATGACTTAACCCAGAAGGGGCGGTACTGGGGAAAGTTCTATATGCCTGAACGTGTGTAG